The stretch of DNA taatacaagtaCTAAAATGCTGCAAATTAACTATAATATTACCTATAAAACTACTGATCACTGTGAAGTCAATAGCAAAATGATCCCTGATATATGAATCCTGTAAAGTTTTTGGTCAGGTCATcttttaaatgatataaaagtGTTCTGTAAGTTTCCCTTTACTATAAACTTCTCAATCAATTTATCAATGTAAATATAGTGTGAGGAATAAAAAAGCTCaatacaatataaatattatGTAATGCATTCGAGCTTCCAAAGTTTTGCAAGTAAAATTCTATATAAAGAGGTCAAGAAAATTGTTTTTGAAGCATTTacttttaactttgtttttcaaTGGGAAGAGGgggaaatataataaataatccATGTTCCGGTCCTCACAAAATATGgcttaattctttaaaaagaaagatgaccCTGACAAATGCTGTCTTGTAATCTATTATGTATATTTTCTTGggggaagaaaaagataaagaggaTTCATACCCTAGTATGCAGGTAACATTGACAGCTGAACATGTTCAATACAGATCTCAGAGACCAAGTGATTACCTGGTTATATAGtttcttattttcagtttctttaaatACATGTAAGCAGTTTTAAAGTTTAGTAGCTGAACAACCACATGTTCATGTGattattaaacacacacaaacacaagtgtAAAACACAAGTATTTGACAAGGtgcactcatttttttaaattcagctgtAAGAATTCCTTTTGGATTTAGAAAAAGtggcttaggaaaatgaccagaacCTGAATTCTAACAGAGAAAAGGGGCACTGCGGAGAATTCTCATCTATAAAGCAAATCTCCATTTTTTTACATGGAGGTACATGCTTTATTACATTTTACTACCAAAACTGCATACGCCATAAACCCATATGAATACTCTgacccatatttttaaaactgttttataaAAATTACTGGTCTCATTTGAGTAGTAAAAGTTAAAATGCACTGCCCAGCTTCTAACTATCCAATTAGTAAAGAGTTTACATTACTGAAAGTTCAAAACAGCTTCAGTGTTAAATATCTGTAAATCTATTCAAGACCCTGAACAAACTGCAAATTTGGTTATTAGCAAAATGATAATGTATCACCCACCAAAATGAAATCTGTAATTCATTTTGATAAACTGAAATGTTTTGAAATGTCACAGCAGCAAATATATTAAAGTTACACTGAGGTTTTTCAATAGGAGGAGTGTGTCACAATCCTTAAAGTAGTCATAACATCAACTAACCAGCACATTTAACCAAAATGACCATTCTCAAGCTTGTTCTGTGCACATTATAAACATGCTCTAAGTTGCATTCCAACTTTCTTTTCTAACCTTACACATTAgcttatttttcaaatgaaaaacaaaattaaattaataattaaatttaaattactttttgtttttagtattCCATCTTATATTAAAGGATTCTATAGCTGCTGGGGTTAACTATGtcagttttttaaatttaaattatatacttATAACCCCAACTTCCTGCTAAATCAACCATTAAatgataaatattaaattttactATACATATCCTTTAAGGTTTTCTTTATCCTGGTGGATGCACTCTAGTGCATTTTGTATTTCATAGAACGCACTGTAGTGTATTAATACTGTATCTATTAGTTACTCTTGGTACAGAGATAACTATTTAACTTTGATTGGTTCTTTGACATACTCACAGTACTTTTAGGTATGTTACACAAAAGTGTTCACAAACTATTAATATCATATTTCCATTAAAAGATGGTTcaactgaatggttagaatgttCTTTTACCAATAAAAAATGTTTCACTTGACAATTACTCGTTTTCCCACATTTTATGCTATTGACTACTAAAGAAAACCTGAATCTTTTTTCACCTATTTATACAAGGATTAAATACAAACTATCAGAATTAATAAGCAACTCTATAATTCTGTCCACAGTGAAAACCCTGAATAAAACTTTTTCAAAAGGCATGTAAGTGGTTTTTGAACTGTAAAATTTCATGTCTCCTGTCAGAGTGAGCATTTGTAATTTCCATGTGTGTAcgtagctacacacacacacacacacacacacacacacacacacgcatgcacgcacacttgtgcacacacacctgtgcgcacacacacacaccccttctctaACAGTAATCTACACAGGCTTGCTGCTGTTTCTGCAGCTGCCAGTCCCTGAATCTGTCATATATAACCCAGTGTCTGGTAATCGTAGTTTCTTCTTCGGAGGAGTCTTCAGTGTTCCAGATCTTTCCTTTACCTTGTATTCTAAAGTGCTGTGAGGTACCCCATAAATTCCTTGTGCTTTGGAAACACTCATTTTTCCACTCATTACCATTGCAATGGCCTCTTCCATTATTTCATGATCATACTGCCGATAGCGGCCACGTTTTTTCCTGGGCTGCTTATTATCTTTCCGGTCCAATCCATCTTCAGTGTTCTCGGAGGTTCCatcaattgttccatttttagaaTTAAGACACAAAGGAGAGAGGTCCCCATGTAGAAAGTAAGAGTCAACACTTGAGTGAGTTACAGGCCCAGAACATTCTATTTTGTTCTGTTTAGGGagtatatttttcagtttttggaGAGCTGATCCTTCAAGGACTGAAGAGGTTTTGGAAACTTGATACATGACATCCAGCAGACCAGAACCATCAGGTTGTGATTTTGAGACTGAATTTACTCGTAGCTGAGGAATTTTTAACTGTACAGGAGGATTTGAAGTTTCATATTGaaggctttcatttttttctttaaactgagTAACCATTTTCTGTAGAGTTAACTGATGGAGGTAACTGGAAGCTGTTGGGAATTTTAATTCTGAGGTTTCAAGTAGGTTGAGTTTACTTTTTTCTGTGCGCTCTGCTTGAGCTCTTGCCCACAAGGCTACTTTTTGCAGCACAGCACAAGTGTCTTTACTGTCTTTATATGAGTAACTATCATTGAAATCtcgagttttgtttttaaaagatgcagGCTTCCCTGCTGGTAAGGCTTCTAAGTGGAGAAGTAAAGTTTTTTGAGGTATGCCATAAAGTATGCCTGCTTTATTTATGTCCAGTGCTCCAGACTGAATGTCTTTCAAAGCTTTTGAGAGCAAACCATCTGCAAACTCAGCACTTCTTTCCACATAgtcctctctgtttctgtgtagTCTCCTGGATGGATGGAATGAAACGATGGTAAACTGATGTATGAGAGACTCTCACACAGCTATGGAAGGGGAGGGTCCACTCCTTTATTATACTCCTTGCTTAGGTAACATCACTGCTTATGACACGTTAGGTCTGTGGGATGTAGTAGTTACTCCTTATCAAAGCAAACGCTACAGTCCTGGTAGGACAATGTGTCAATGATACATACGGTGGCCTCAATGGGCAGACCTTCCAAGAACATAAAATCCTAACTGAGTATTGTAAAAATATTCTCATGATGTTGCTTTTCCTCTGAAAGCTGCTTGCAGAGCaacacataatttttatttacaattCAAGTTCCATTATAAAAATACCCAAATCCTAAGGGAGTTTTTGTTAGTAGAAACGTGACGTTACCACTAAACAAGTAATAAAAGAGTCAACCCATTTAAAGGAAATTTGTAGCAGCAAGAATACTTCCAAACACAGACATCTCAGTTCCACAGACTCATTTTCCTCTACATAAAAACTTAAAATCTGAAAAAAGATGTATatgaataatttcattttagAATGTTACTCTATTTCAAATGCAACTCTCTAATCTTCTAAAGTCTGTTACGCCTATGACTCCAGCTCTATTACAGCCTTAGTTGAAATACATTTATCTCAGATTTCAATGGGACAAAAAAGATTTCTATGCAGTTCATGAGAAGATGCAAAAGTTATAAAAACCCCCAAAATCCAACAGAACAGCATTTCACtagtaattatttatttaaattaatttagtgATAGTTTTAAAGACTGAAAGGACTTTTTGTGGTGATTACTAGACGAATATTAAGTTGTTTGCCACCACACTAAAGCAAAAACTGTAAACATATATGCTAGTTTTAGAATTAGTAACTACAGCACTTTTAGAAAtggttcattattttaaaaaactaaatattaaaattacatatttccCTTAAAATTGCCTCTTGAGTATTTCAAGTTCTCTCACTTGTCCTGCTTCTTAGTTTGTATCCCATGATTAAATTGATAGTTCATTTTAGTAACATGAATTGAAGTTTGGTGATTGTTCTGATAACTTTTctttaacagaaagaaaaaagaaagagaaaggacaaaTGAAATTATGAGAGACAAACTTATGAGTGACAAAAATTCTGAAGGAAAACTATGTCAGTCCTACTCAGCACAGTATTAAGTGTTCTCTGCAAGAGGTCATTTATATTAATATTGAATCATATTTCCTAGATATTGCTTACCCAGCAACTGCATTTTCAGAAGAAGGATCACATATGGACGATTCTTCAGATTTTATGCTGGTTTTCTTTGTAGAGAGATCTAACACTCCATCCCCTATAATTATTGCAAGagaaaaatttttatatttgcaaTAGAACAGCAGCCCTTACATTTTCCTACCCTATTCTGCTGATGTACTAATGATATCAATTATACACTTATTTGATTCTGTTTTAGGAACAGGCCATGACTGGGAAGGTACTACataaggaagagggagaggagagctgGTACTGCCAGGTGGTATAGAGAAAAGAACAAACACATGATTTGTTTAAAATCACCTTTTGGTCACTTCCCCACCATTCTGCAGTGTGAAGTCAACTTGACAGCTCATCAGTCTCATGACTGTTTTCCCTCAAGGCTGGCACTTTGGGAAATCCAAAGCAATGCAAAGATGAGTTATGAGTGAGAAGTGAGTAATTACTTATCTACTACTGTAAACTGCTGAAATGTACAAGAATTGAATCTGTGCCTACACTATATCTAGGACTAGATAaagaaactatatataataatatagtaCTAGGAAAGACAATGGCTATAAAACAAACTTTccagtattttttattaaaatgtagttATCACAGATACAACATTGAATTTTCACAAATAAGAACTTAACTGATTCAGAAATTGTTAAGGGGACAAGGCCAGCACAGAATAAATACACGATTAACTTAAAATCCAACAACAAACAATGCCAAGAAGACACATTTTTCTATCTGCTCAAAAACTGAAAGTTAAGCCTCTGGAAAGGaatcatggaagaaaaaataCCAGCTTAAAAGTATACTCCAAACCCAACAAAGTTAGAGAAAATTGACTGACTTTTACAGTAACTAAATCAATCCAAGTATATAATCGTCTcaagaaacacaaagaatgaaCAAAACACCATATTCATAACCTCCTCTGTAGAAATAAATAATCATGCACTGCATGCTTATAATGTATAAAGCAATATGATTGAATggcagcgcacacacacacacacacacacacacacacacacacacacacacaaaaatcatgcAAAATGCCCATTCTCATGGTGCTTAGTATCAAGTAAAACAATCCAGTCTGCACAATGCTACCACAATGACAATAGTGCTGCCTAGGAAGCCACTGCAGAACAAGCTGATAAAGTAATGGAGGTTAGGCTGAGGGGATCAAGCACTTGTGCCCACATATTCATgtacatcttttatttattttcttacagaTAGACATAATATCTAGAaaaggctagcctagaacttactgactagcccaggctgacctctaacttgtGATCTCCTGCCTTAGTCTTCTGAGTGCTAGCTAGGGTTGTAGGTATTGACAACCACACCCAGCATGAGAGGCAGTTTTATGTTACTGGTGTAGAACTGTTATTTAATAGGATCTTGAATAAGATGAGATTGAGAACAAGCAAGCAGATGTACTGGTAAGGATCTAGATGGGATGGTTTGTACAGAAGGACTGCCGTATAAAATTGCTTGAAGTTATAGAGGAATACCAGAAGCTAAGTATGGCTTGAGTAGCATAAGTAGGCTAAAACTGAGGTAAGATCAGAAATGTAGCAGAAGCTATACAGGGCCACATGGCCATGGTTTCAATGCTGAGTATTATTCTGAAAGAGACAGGAAGTCACTGGAGGATTCCAGCAGATTGACAAGATTTCATCTTTATAAGGCATCGATGGTGTGTGGAGAGTGGAGCACAAAGGGCTGGGGAGCAGGGAACTCCATCAGGGAAGCTCTATGCTGTTTCCTCATTTCTAAGGTTCCATACTTCAGTTGTCTTCTTTTGCCCAGAGGACTGCTACTCTTCTCCCTTCATAGTCATACTGATGGTTCTCAAATCTTAGGAATTAGCCAATCACTCGAGACATAATTCGGACTTGATGGATTGTCATCATTCTAGGTGTCCATT from Peromyscus eremicus chromosome 10, PerEre_H2_v1, whole genome shotgun sequence encodes:
- the Lcorl gene encoding ligand-dependent nuclear receptor corepressor-like protein isoform X2, encoding MDHGYEETSVYLKDCIPSLDSSQSTPTEELSSQGQSHTDKIECQAENYLNALFRKKDLPQNCDPNIPLVAQELMKKMIRQFAIEYISKSGKIQETRNGSIGASLVYKSIQMNQTENCLQDEQEGPLDLTVTRTQEQTAQQGDGVLDLSTKKTSIKSEESSICDPSSENAVAGRLHRNREDYVERSAEFADGLLSKALKDIQSGALDINKAGILYGIPQKTLLLHLEALPAGKPASFKNKTRDFNDSYSYKDSKDTCAVLQKVALWARAQAERTEKSKLNLLETSELKFPTASSYLHQLTLQKMVTQFKEKNESLQYETSNPPVQLKIPQLRVNSVSKSQPDGSGLLDVMYQVSKTSSVLEGSALQKLKNILPKQNKIECSGPVTHSSVDSYFLHGDLSPLCLNSKNGTIDGTSENTEDGLDRKDNKQPRKKRGRYRQYDHEIMEEAIAMVMSGKMSVSKAQGIYGVPHSTLEYKVKERSGTLKTPPKKKLRLPDTGLYMTDSGTGSCRNSSKPV
- the Lcorl gene encoding ligand-dependent nuclear receptor corepressor-like protein isoform X1, which produces MDKGRERMAAAAAAAAAAAAAAQCRSPRCAAERRGFRRELDSWRHRLMHCVGFESILEGLYGPRLRRDLSLFEDCEPEELTDWSMDEKCSFCNLQREAVSDCIPSLDSSQSTPTEELSSQGQSHTDKIECQAENYLNALFRKKDLPQNCDPNIPLVAQELMKKMIRQFAIEYISKSGKIQETRNGSIGASLVYKSIQMNQTENCLQDEQEGPLDLTVTRTQEQTAQQGDGVLDLSTKKTSIKSEESSICDPSSENAVAGRLHRNREDYVERSAEFADGLLSKALKDIQSGALDINKAGILYGIPQKTLLLHLEALPAGKPASFKNKTRDFNDSYSYKDSKDTCAVLQKVALWARAQAERTEKSKLNLLETSELKFPTASSYLHQLTLQKMVTQFKEKNESLQYETSNPPVQLKIPQLRVNSVSKSQPDGSGLLDVMYQVSKTSSVLEGSALQKLKNILPKQNKIECSGPVTHSSVDSYFLHGDLSPLCLNSKNGTIDGTSENTEDGLDRKDNKQPRKKRGRYRQYDHEIMEEAIAMVMSGKMSVSKAQGIYGVPHSTLEYKVKERSGTLKTPPKKKLRLPDTGLYMTDSGTGSCRNSSKPV